Genomic window (Fibrobacter sp. UWH6):
ATCCGACTTGCTGATTATCGGTGACCTGATGCACGGTTACGCTTTGCAGAAGGACCATCCCGAAATCAATTCCAATTACGACATGGACAAGGAAAAGTCCATCGAAGCCCGCAAGCGAATTCTCGCCTACGCCAAGCAGAACAACCTGACCATGGCCGGCATGCACCTTCCCCCGCCGGGATTTGCAAAGTAAGGTTCACGATGAAACCCTGGAAACTTCTTGATACGGAATACCTGGTAAACGCACCCTGGCTAAAAGTGGCCAAGGAAAAATGCGAACTGCCTAACGGAAAAGTCATCGACGATTTCTACACATTGTGGCAGCCCGATTGGGTTTTGATTCTGGCACGTACCGCAGACGGTAAGTGGGTCATGACAGAACAGTACCGCCACGGCACAGGAAAAATCGCATTGGAATTTCCTGCGGGAATCATCGACAAGAATGAAACTCCCGAAGAAGCCGCCCTCCGCGAGCTGCAGGAAGAATGCGGTTACGGAGTCACCAGCGCAGCTAATAAGCAAGTGCCTTTATACCTGGGTTCATATCCGGTGAACCCGGATCGTCACCGTGGAAAGTTCCATGTGGTATTCATCGACGGCGTAATCCGAGCAGGCGAAACCCACTTCGACGAAACCGAAGAAATAGAATCCTCCGAATTTTCTGACGAAGAACTGCAGGCCAAAATGCTTGACGAAACATTCAATCACCCGCTGCAGATGGCGGGTTACCTCAAGTGGAAACTGAGCCAGAAGTGATCGAACTCGCCTCACGAAAACTGCAGTTACCCATTCTCGTTCTCGGTTTGAACGGTGTTCCGGGCTACGCCCTTTTCAGGCACTTCAACAAACTTTTTGGCGGTACCGACGAAAGCGACGGCACCAGCGGAACAATCCATCCGGCCCCCCGTCACCCTGATGCAGCGGCACCACTAATCGGCATCCGGCCCATCAAGCATCCCTGCGTTTTTGGATCCGATGTAGTAGCCATCGACGCCGAAGATACCGCAAGCCTCACCCGCCTTTTCGAAAAGCATCAGTTCAAGACGGTCATTGACGCCAGTGGAAACTGCGCCCTAAAGGCCTGCGAATGCGACACCCCCCGAAGCCATCTGCTGAACTGCGAACAGGGTGTAGATGCCGCCCAGCTGGCCGCCGATTACAACTGCACCTTCGTAAGAATTTCAACGGACATGGTCTGGAGTGGCAGCGAAGAAACTGCCCAACTCCGCCCCTACAAAGACGACGCGCCCAAGGATCCTATCCACAATTACGGCAAACACCAGCTGGAAGCAGAAATCGAAATCCAGCGGATCAAGCCCGATGCCGTAATGCTTCGCGTGCCACTGCCTATGGATTACGCCCCCGGCGGTTGCGCTGGAGCCATCGACTGGATCAGCTACCGTTTTAGACCGGGTCGCCCTGCCACCCTCTATACCGACGAATACCGCAGACCCATCTACGGAAACGACATGTGTCGCGTGGTGCAGTACATTCTGGAACACGAATTCCCTGCAGGGATTTACAACTGTGGCGGCCCCCGCCGAGTCACCCTTTATAACGCAGGCCAGTTGGTCAACGCCATCGGAGGTTACCCCGAAGAACTGCTTCATGGTTGTCCCCGAATTGATGCAGGACCCATGCCCCCGCGCGTAGGCGACCTGGACATCGACAGCAGCAAACTTTACAGTCTTCTTCCAGAAGGCTTTATCCGCCCCTGGCCTTTTGACGACGCCATAGTTCCCACAGGCAGGGATTGGCACAAGACTTTTGGCAGAAACTGCCCCGACAAGCACCGAGTCGGCAGCGAAGAAGCCATTTATAGACTTTTGGTCATTGGTGAAAAATTGGACTTTTAGGGCATTTTTCGTCAAAAATCAGTTTTTTCGTGCTTTCTAAACCAGTTTGTTTGTTTTTGTTTATATTTCCCTTATAAGACTTCCTGTACCAATACAGTGAAATCAACATTAAGAAGGATGCAAACAATGGTTATTAATAAGATTCAAAAAGAAGACTCAATCGTTCTTGCACCGGAAGGATTCCTGGATACCGCAAACGCCCCCGCTTTTGAAACCGAAATGGAAGCCGCTTCCAACGAAACCAAGAATCTCATTGTGGATTTTGCCAAAGTCGAATACATTTCCTCTTCCGGTCTCCGCGTCCTGCTCAAGATTCAGAAAAAGATGAATGGTTGCGGCAGCCAGAAACTCATCAATGTCAGCGACAACGTTAAGGAAGTGTTTGAACTGACCGGTTTCGTCGACATCCTGGACATTGCCTAAAGAAAGCTATATCATATAGTCTGAAGGAAGGCTCAACATGGCTAGCGAGAAAAAAACGTTTCCTGTTCAAAAGGAAAGTCTTTCTGACGTCCAGGAATTCGTATCCCTTTGGGCAGAAAACAATGACATAGGAATGAAGATTTCTACAAAGCTCTCCATTTGTGCAGACGAAGTTGTGAGCAACGTCGTTTTCTATAGCGGCGCAACAGAGCTGGAAATCACTTGCAGCAAGGAAAATGGCATGGTAACCATGTCTCTCCGCGACAACGGCAAGGCCTTTAATCCTCTTACCGAGGTAAAGGAACCTGACACAACAGCCAGCGCCGAAGAACGGGAAATTGGAGGCCTTGGAATTTTCATGGTTAAGAAGATGATGAATTCCGTTTCTTACGAAAGGGTTCAGGAGTCAAACGTCTTGACCATGACAATCGCCATTTAATACAATAGCCAACGTATAAGGAGAAATATTATGAGCACCAACGAAAAAATCAATCAGGAAATCTCCGAAGACGAACTGGATCAGGTTTCCGGAGGCAACGCAGCAAACACCATCGGCGCAGGAACATTCGTTGATGACGCCGTAAAGGCAGCCAAGGCAGCCATTGACCAGCTAAAGAAAAGCCTTCCTGGAATTGACAGATTCTAAATGTCTCTTTTTAGAAAAACAGCTCTAGAAAAAATATCCTCCCCCGAACAGCTAGACAAGATGATCGTGGCAATTTCGCCATCATCCTGGATAGCGATCGTGGGCGGTTTTGTTATTGTATTCTGCGTGGCCCTCTGGTCATTTTTAGGAACGCTCCCCCAAAGCATTACTGCCGAGGGAGTCTTTCTTGATTCCGACGAATCTACCCTGGTCTGCTTTATTCCCGTAAACGAAAGCTACGACATCAAGGCCGGTCAAAAGGCGATCATTTCCACCCAGTTACAACTGCTGAACGGAACAGTACGTCAAGTCAAGCCCTACACCGCATCAGATGAAGAGCTTGTAGAAAATCTCCGAAAAAAAGTTGAAGGCAACTCCAGCACATCCGTCTTCGCACAAGTGGAAATCCAGACCACAGAGGCCAACAAGCTCAAGGGTACTTCCGCAAGAGCCGAAATCATCACTAAGGAAGTGGCCCCCATAGAATTTCTTATTTCCGGGGCAAAATAATGGCAGTCGCCAAAACGCCCACAGTGCTACAAATGGAGGCCACCGAATGCGGCGCGGCCTCGCTTTGCATGATTACCGCCTTTTACGGATTGCACATTCCTCTAGAGCAGATGCGCATCGAGACGGGAGTTTCCCGAGACGGCAGTAAGGCGAGCAACATTCTAAAGGCGGCCCGCAAATTCAATTTCGAGGCCAAGGGATACAAGCGTAGTTTTGAAGGTCTTCTTCAGACAGAAGGCCCCTGCATTATTCACTGGAACTTCAACCACTTTGTAGTTTATGAGGGCACCCGCGGAAAGTTCGCATACATAAACGATCCCGCCATGGGCAAGCGCAAGCTCACCTTGCAAGAGTTAGACGAAAGCTACACGGGAATCGTACTTACCTTTACCCCCACCGAAAATTTTCAGAAGGTCTCCCTCAAAAAAAGTTTCATAGACCTCCTGAAGAAACGTCTGGCAGGCGAAAAAAAATCATTGCTTTCCCTCATTGCAGTGGGCCTTCTGCTGATTTTGCCTGGCGCACTGATTCCAGCATTTTCTGCATTCTTTGTGGACCAGGTTCTTGCGGTCCAGAATAATCAATGGCTTCACTTTTTGCTGGGCGCCATGTTCTGCACTTTGATATTCAGCTCGATACTGAACTATTACAGGGAAAAAATTCTTATTCGTTTGCGGAACAAAAAGAGCCTCCTGTCCACCTACAGCTTTATAAATCATCTGTTCAGACTGCCCATGGGATTCTTCAGTCAGAGGTACTCGGCAGACATCGCCAACCGAATAGACAATAACGAATCCGTAAACAGTTTCCTGTACAACCAGTTTGCAGAAACCATCCTGAATGTTTTCGTAGCCCTGTTCTATTTTATCATCCTCGCAAAGCTTAGCGTGGTGCTGGCCCTGATCGGGCTAGTCAACGTCCTGTTCAATTCCCTGATGATGAAACTGCAGGCAAAATCCGTTTCTAACCTGGCTCAACGTTACCAGCAGGACTTTGGAAAATTGGCAGGTTCCCTGTCTGCAGGAATTTCACTGACCAGTACATTGAAGGCTTCTGGCGCCGAGGCGCGCTACATGGGTATACTGCAAGGCCATTACGCCAAAATGGCCAATGTCGGAAATCAGCTGCAAAAGAAGCAGGAATCCCTTTCTACAATTCCCGAAATTTCAGGAATCGTTTCAAGCATTCTCGTATTGATGATTGGCGCTCTATTTGTTATTGACGGATCCATGACTGCAGGCACACTCCTCGCCTCATCAACGCTTCTAGCCTCATTCATGTCTCCCATGAACGACCTGCTGACTTTCTACAATCAAGTCCAGACCCTTAAGGCCGACTTGAATCGAGTTGACGACATAGAAAGCTACCCCGAAGACGAGACCTTCAAGGAAACCGAAAAGATCCATATGGAAACAAAACTTTCAGGACGTCTGGAGTTGCGAAACATTTCCTACGGTTACAACACCTTGGAGCCAGCCCTTGTGGAGGATTTCTGTTTTAAACTGAGCAGTGGGCAGTCCATTGCATTGGTGGGTTCATCGGGCAGCGGAAAGTCAACCGTCTCAAAAATCGTCAGCGGCCTATTCGCGCCCTGGAATGGCGAAATGCTTTGCGACGACATTCCTGTCAGCAAGATTCCGCAAGACGTTCTTTCGGCAAGTATCTCTACTGTAAGCCAGCAGATTTCCCTTTTCAACGGAACCATTCGCGACAATTTGACCATGTGGAATTCTACAACGCAGGAAAGCGACATTCTGCAAGCCGCCAAGGACGCCTGCATCCACGACATGATTATCTCAAAGCCAGGCGCATACGATTTCAAACTGGCTGAAGGCGGAGCAAATATTTCGGGTGGAGAACGTCAGCGTCTTGAAATTGCACGAGCCCTGGTAAAGAATCCCACCATCCTTATTCTGGATGAGGCCACCAGCGCTCTCGACCCCATTACCGAAAAGAAGATTCTCGACAATATCAAACGACGCGGCTGTACATGTCTAATTGTCGCCCACAGACTTTCCACTATTCGTGATGCCGATGAAATCCTGGTCATGGAGCACGGGAAAATCATTCAAAGGGGCAACCACGAATCACTAGTAAATGCAGAAGGAACCTATCAAACCCTAGTAAGGAGCATGTAAATGGAAATCTCTTTACAGAGCGGCAAATTGTATTTGACTAGCGAGCCTACCATTTTTACCGTGGTAGAAGGGTCTGCCCTTATCTACATCGTCCCAATTGAAGAAAATGCCGCAGGGCGACGAATCCTCCTCTGTGAACTTTCTGCGGGCGAACAGTTCCCATCTTTCTGCATCGATTCCGAATTACTTGGCCACTGGAGTTTTGGCATTTCTACCCTTGAACACGTAAAGCTCGAAGGTAACTCCGCATCCGCCGAAGACATATCCAATGCCAACGCCACA
Coding sequences:
- a CDS encoding ATP-binding protein; this encodes MASEKKTFPVQKESLSDVQEFVSLWAENNDIGMKISTKLSICADEVVSNVVFYSGATELEITCSKENGMVTMSLRDNGKAFNPLTEVKEPDTTASAEEREIGGLGIFMVKKMMNSVSYERVQESNVLTMTIAI
- a CDS encoding sugar nucleotide-binding protein: MIELASRKLQLPILVLGLNGVPGYALFRHFNKLFGGTDESDGTSGTIHPAPRHPDAAAPLIGIRPIKHPCVFGSDVVAIDAEDTASLTRLFEKHQFKTVIDASGNCALKACECDTPRSHLLNCEQGVDAAQLAADYNCTFVRISTDMVWSGSEETAQLRPYKDDAPKDPIHNYGKHQLEAEIEIQRIKPDAVMLRVPLPMDYAPGGCAGAIDWISYRFRPGRPATLYTDEYRRPIYGNDMCRVVQYILEHEFPAGIYNCGGPRRVTLYNAGQLVNAIGGYPEELLHGCPRIDAGPMPPRVGDLDIDSSKLYSLLPEGFIRPWPFDDAIVPTGRDWHKTFGRNCPDKHRVGSEEAIYRLLVIGEKLDF
- a CDS encoding STAS domain-containing protein → MVINKIQKEDSIVLAPEGFLDTANAPAFETEMEAASNETKNLIVDFAKVEYISSSGLRVLLKIQKKMNGCGSQKLINVSDNVKEVFELTGFVDILDIA
- a CDS encoding NUDIX hydrolase translates to MKPWKLLDTEYLVNAPWLKVAKEKCELPNGKVIDDFYTLWQPDWVLILARTADGKWVMTEQYRHGTGKIALEFPAGIIDKNETPEEAALRELQEECGYGVTSAANKQVPLYLGSYPVNPDRHRGKFHVVFIDGVIRAGETHFDETEEIESSEFSDEELQAKMLDETFNHPLQMAGYLKWKLSQK
- a CDS encoding NHLP family bacteriocin export ABC transporter peptidase/permease/ATPase subunit, with the translated sequence MAVAKTPTVLQMEATECGAASLCMITAFYGLHIPLEQMRIETGVSRDGSKASNILKAARKFNFEAKGYKRSFEGLLQTEGPCIIHWNFNHFVVYEGTRGKFAYINDPAMGKRKLTLQELDESYTGIVLTFTPTENFQKVSLKKSFIDLLKKRLAGEKKSLLSLIAVGLLLILPGALIPAFSAFFVDQVLAVQNNQWLHFLLGAMFCTLIFSSILNYYREKILIRLRNKKSLLSTYSFINHLFRLPMGFFSQRYSADIANRIDNNESVNSFLYNQFAETILNVFVALFYFIILAKLSVVLALIGLVNVLFNSLMMKLQAKSVSNLAQRYQQDFGKLAGSLSAGISLTSTLKASGAEARYMGILQGHYAKMANVGNQLQKKQESLSTIPEISGIVSSILVLMIGALFVIDGSMTAGTLLASSTLLASFMSPMNDLLTFYNQVQTLKADLNRVDDIESYPEDETFKETEKIHMETKLSGRLELRNISYGYNTLEPALVEDFCFKLSSGQSIALVGSSGSGKSTVSKIVSGLFAPWNGEMLCDDIPVSKIPQDVLSASISTVSQQISLFNGTIRDNLTMWNSTTQESDILQAAKDACIHDMIISKPGAYDFKLAEGGANISGGERQRLEIARALVKNPTILILDEATSALDPITEKKILDNIKRRGCTCLIVAHRLSTIRDADEILVMEHGKIIQRGNHESLVNAEGTYQTLVRSM
- a CDS encoding bacteriocin, with the translated sequence MSTNEKINQEISEDELDQVSGGNAANTIGAGTFVDDAVKAAKAAIDQLKKSLPGIDRF